The following are from one region of the Magallana gigas chromosome 4, xbMagGiga1.1, whole genome shotgun sequence genome:
- the LOC136274812 gene encoding tripartite motif-containing protein 66-like has product MDSRRSAQDVLRCQLCDTPVPPLYCGICHIHLCKACVGDHLLDESSEHKIVPFDKRGLTTKCEKHSTKVCELYCEECDISICATCASSEHKGHEFTEILKYFENKKDVIKKDLQELRKSINLKYQEIVTHISVQKADLNKNSQKLTSAINKHGEDLHREVDFIIKKVKSNLEEIHSKQLAVLDKQENEIKRTISEIVQCTADLEKLLNSSDINLVTAYKSRNTEFRNLPPKFKVSLPSFSPPKINKEQLYHYFGSMKTEAHDTTMDSPGADASASYKPLIDEPQIVKDINTDYGKHQLRSVSCLSGEHVWTSSFDNILRLYNLQGELMKSVKTKSGTWPRDIAVTESGNLVYTDEEDRSINMVKNTDVQTLIKLQGWKPWNICRTSSDDLLVVMNSDDETKAKVVRYSGSKEKQTIEFNDKGQPLYSSRDIKYIKENSNLDICVADFTPVQ; this is encoded by the coding sequence ATGGACTCCCGGCGCAGTGCTCAGGACGTGTTAAGGTGTCAACTTTGCGATACCCCGGTCCCCCCTTTGTACTGTGgcatttgtcacatacatctaTGTAAAGCCTGTGTAGGGGACCATCTATTAGATGAATCCTCAGAACACAAAATTGTTCCATTTGATAAGCGTGGATTAACTACGAAATGTgagaaacattccacaaaagtATGTGAACTTTATTGTGAAGAATGTGATATTTCTATCTGTGCAACATGTGCTTCCTCTGAACATAAAGGTCACGAGTTTACTGAGATTTTGAAAtactttgaaaacaaaaaagatgtcattaaaaaagatttacaagaacTAAGAAAATCCATTAATCTTAAATATCAGGAGATTGTTACTCACATATCAGTTCAGAAAGCTGATCTGAATAAAAATTCGCAGAAACTCACATCTGCCATAAATAAACATGGAGAGGACTTGCACAGAGAAGTAGACTTTATTATAAAGAAAGTTAAGTCTAACCTTGAAGAAATTCATTCTAAACAATTGGCTGTCCTAGATaaacaagaaaatgaaattaaacgcACGATTTCTGAAATAGTACAATGTACTGCTGATCTAGAGAAACTACTAAACTCTAGCGATATCAACCTAGTtactgcctacaaatccaggaataCAGAATTCAGAAATTTGCCtccaaaatttaaagtttctttACCGAGTTTTAGCCCTCCgaagatcaacaaagaacagctaTATCATTATTTTGGTTCTATGAAAACTGAAGCACACGACACCACAATGGATTCCCCAGGTGCTGACGCCTCTGCTTCATACAAACCATTAATTGATGAACCACAAATTGTCAAGGATATAAATACCGATTATGGAAAACATCAACTACGCAGTGTGTCATGTCTTAGTGGTGAACATGTCTGGACAAGTAGTTTTGACAATATCTTGAGACTCTACAACCTGCAGGGAGAACTAATGAAGTCAGtcaaaaccaagtcagggaCCTGGCCACGGGATATAGCAGTTACAGAAAGCGGGAACctagtttatactgatgaaGAAGATAGATCTATCAACATGGTGAAGAATACAGATGTACAGACATTGATTAAATTACAGGGGTGGAAACCTTGGAATATATGTCGTACCTCATCTGATGATCTCCTTGTTGTCATGAACAGTGATGATGAAACAAAagcaaaagttgtgcgttactctGGCTCAAAAGAGAAACAAACTATTGAATTCAATGATAAGGGACAACCACTCTATTCATCTCGTGACATCAAATACATAAAAGAGAACAGTAACTTAGATATATGTGTAGCTGATTTTACGCCGGTGCAAtag